Proteins encoded in a region of the Vicia villosa cultivar HV-30 ecotype Madison, WI linkage group LG5, Vvil1.0, whole genome shotgun sequence genome:
- the LOC131606644 gene encoding uncharacterized protein LOC131606644 isoform X2: MEEAKAMQQQLIQEQQRQQHFLLLQQLQKQQQQQQASAISRFPSNIDAHLRPIRPLNLQQNPNPNPILNLHHNLPNPNSNQQQQHQKIIRPPGNQMELQMAYQDAWRVCHPDFKRPFSSLEDACDRLLPYHVVADYEAEEDDRILDSDTTGQMLSRSQQWDNNIAAKIAEFTATFEKQTLAFNIISQKRTLGEFRSEERLMIEQALLQEEKRALIELRAELETREKAGREAHEAKLRMAAMYQAEQQARADSQSHAEMMSRAPIRGSALGSQGSDVVIGGHDLGDQDHSEMMNGWGNNAQRDEKEPSEDFLNDEAENGDTGTPDGWREVGEFDLNAR; encoded by the exons ATGGAAGAAGCAAAGGCAATGCAGCAGCAGTTGATCcaagaacaacaacgacaacaacatttTCTGCTCTTACAGCAATTGCAAAAGCAACAGCAACAACAGCAAGCATCCGCAATTTCTCGCTTCCCTTCCAACATTGATGCTCACTTGCGTCCCATAAGACCCCTCAATCTTCaacaaaaccctaaccctaatcccATTCTCAATTTACACCACAATCTACCCAACCCTAATTcaaaccagcagcagcaacaccAAAAGATTATTCGACCCCCTGGTAATCAGATGGAGCTCCAGATGGCTTACCAAGACGCTTGGCGGGTCTGTCATCCTGATTTCAAGCGACCCTTTTCTTCTCTCGAAGATGCCTGCGACAG ATTATTGCCCTATCATGTTGTGGCAGATTATGAAGCAGAAGAGGATGATAGGATACTTGATTCCGATACAACTGGCCAGATGCTTTCGAGGTCCCAACAGTGGGATAATAATATTGCTGCTAAAATAGCTGAATTTACCGCAACTTTTGAGAAGCAAACACTTGCCTTCAACATAATATCGCAGAAGAGAACTTTGGGGGAATTTCGGTCCGAGGAGAGACTGATGATTGAACAGGCACTTCTTCAAGAGGAAAAACGGGCTCTGATCGAATTAAGAGCTGAATTAGAAACCAGGGAGAAAGCTGGTCGTGAAGCCCACGAGGCTAAACTACGAATGGCTGCAATGTATCAAGCAGAGCAGCAGGCAAGGGCTGATTCACAATCTCATGCTGAAATGATGTCTCGAGCTCCCATTAGAGGGAGTGCACTTGGTTCCCAAGGCAGTGACGTTGTGATTGGTGGCCATGACCTAGGAGATCAGGATCACAGTGAGATGATGAATGGATGGGGAAACAATGCACAGCGAGATGAGAAGGAGCCGTCTGAGGATTTCTTGAATGACGAAGCTGAGAATGGTGACACTGGCACGCCCGATGGCTGGCGTGAGGTTGGTGAATTTGATTTAAATGCTAGGTGA
- the LOC131606644 gene encoding uncharacterized protein LOC131606644 isoform X1, which translates to MEEAKAMQQQLIQEQQRQQHFLLLQQLQKQQQQQQASAISRFPSNIDAHLRPIRPLNLQQNPNPNPILNLHHNLPNPNSNQQQQHQKIIRPPGNQMELQMAYQDAWRVCHPDFKRPFSSLEDACDRLLPYHVVADYEAEEDDRILDSDTTGQMLSRSQQWDNNIAAKIAEFTATFEKQTLAFNIISQKRTLGEFRSEERLMIEQALLQEEKRALIELRAELETREKAGREAHEAKLRMAAMYQAEQQARADSQSHAEMMSRAPIRGSALGSQGSDVVIGGHDLGDQDHSEMMNGWGNNAQRDEKEPSEDFLNDEAENGDTGTPDGWREVGEFDLNARG; encoded by the exons ATGGAAGAAGCAAAGGCAATGCAGCAGCAGTTGATCcaagaacaacaacgacaacaacatttTCTGCTCTTACAGCAATTGCAAAAGCAACAGCAACAACAGCAAGCATCCGCAATTTCTCGCTTCCCTTCCAACATTGATGCTCACTTGCGTCCCATAAGACCCCTCAATCTTCaacaaaaccctaaccctaatcccATTCTCAATTTACACCACAATCTACCCAACCCTAATTcaaaccagcagcagcaacaccAAAAGATTATTCGACCCCCTGGTAATCAGATGGAGCTCCAGATGGCTTACCAAGACGCTTGGCGGGTCTGTCATCCTGATTTCAAGCGACCCTTTTCTTCTCTCGAAGATGCCTGCGACAG ATTATTGCCCTATCATGTTGTGGCAGATTATGAAGCAGAAGAGGATGATAGGATACTTGATTCCGATACAACTGGCCAGATGCTTTCGAGGTCCCAACAGTGGGATAATAATATTGCTGCTAAAATAGCTGAATTTACCGCAACTTTTGAGAAGCAAACACTTGCCTTCAACATAATATCGCAGAAGAGAACTTTGGGGGAATTTCGGTCCGAGGAGAGACTGATGATTGAACAGGCACTTCTTCAAGAGGAAAAACGGGCTCTGATCGAATTAAGAGCTGAATTAGAAACCAGGGAGAAAGCTGGTCGTGAAGCCCACGAGGCTAAACTACGAATGGCTGCAATGTATCAAGCAGAGCAGCAGGCAAGGGCTGATTCACAATCTCATGCTGAAATGATGTCTCGAGCTCCCATTAGAGGGAGTGCACTTGGTTCCCAAGGCAGTGACGTTGTGATTGGTGGCCATGACCTAGGAGATCAGGATCACAGTGAGATGATGAATGGATGGGGAAACAATGCACAGCGAGATGAGAAGGAGCCGTCTGAGGATTTCTTGAATGACGAAGCTGAGAATGGTGACACTGGCACGCCCGATGGCTGGCGTGAGGTTGGTGAATTTGATTTAAATGCTAG GGGCTGA